Proteins from a single region of Sesamum indicum cultivar Zhongzhi No. 13 linkage group LG5, S_indicum_v1.0, whole genome shotgun sequence:
- the LOC105162187 gene encoding amino acid permease 6: MEAELQKRRSMYIEPATTRDELESGEASKNFDEDGRAKRTGTMLTASAHIVTAVIGSGVLSLAWALAQLGWVAGPAVLLTFSFITYFTSTLLADTYRFPGPVHGTRNYTYMDVVRSHLGGYKVQLCGLAQYGNLVGVGIGYTITAAISMVAVLRSNCFHKHGHHVKCLKSNYPSMAIFAGIQIVLSQIPNFHELSWLSIVAAIMSFTYSFIGLGLSIAKLIGDGHAKTSLTGTTVGVDVTGSEKLWRSFQAIGDIAFAYAYSTVLIEIQDTLKSAPPENKVMKKASLVGVVTTTVFYVLCGCIGYAAFGNDAPGNFLTGFGFYEPFWLIDFANICIAVHLVGAYQVFTQPIFGFVESRSSQKWPENKFITAEHAVRIPLCGVLSVNLFRMVWRTIYVIVTTIIAMIFPFFNDFLGLIGAASFYPLTVYFPIEMHIAQAKIPKFSFTWMWLKIISWTCMIVSLIAAAGSIQGLAHDVRRFKPFKTQ, encoded by the exons ATGGAAGCGGAGTTGCAGAAAAGGCGCTCCATGTACATAGAACCCGCAACCACTAGAGACGAACTAGAAAGTGGTGAAGCAAGCAAGAATTTCGACGAGGATGGCCGCGCAAAGAGGACTG GGACAATGCTTACTGCAAGTGCACATATCGTAACGGCGGTGATAGGGTCGGGAGTGCTGTCTCTGGCGTGGGCGTTAGCGCAGCTCGGATGGGTGGCCGGCCCGGCGGTCCTCCTCACCTTTTCTTTCATCACATACTTCACTTCCACTCTACTCGCCGACACCTACCGCTTCCCCGGCCCTGTCCATGGCACCAGAAACTACACTTACATGGACGTTGTTCGTTCTCACTTAG GGGGTTACAAAGTTCAGCTATGTGGGCTGGCTCAGTACGGCAATCTTGTTGGGGTTGGCATTGGATACACAATTACTGCTGCTATCAGTATGgt GGCTGTGCTGAGGTCAAATTGTTTCCATAAGCACGGGCACCACGTTAAGTGCTTGAAATCGAACTACCCGTCCATGGCGATTTTCGCGGGAATTCAGATAGTTTTGAGCCAAATACCGAATTTTCATGAGCTCTCGTGGCTCTCCATTGTTGCAGCTATTATGTCTTTCACCTATTCTTTTATCGGCCTCGGACTCTCCATAGCTAAGCTTATAG gTGATGGACATGCGAAGACAAGTTTAACGGGGACGACAGTAGGAGTGGACGTTACAGGATCTGAGAAGCTGTGGAGAAGCTTTCAAGCGATTGGAGACATAGCCTTCGCCTACGCTTATTCCACTGTCCTCATTGAGATCCAG GACACGTTGAAGTCGGCACCCCCAGAGAACAAGGTGATGAAGAAAGCGTCTTTGGTGGGAGTGGTGACCACCACAGTATTCTATGTGCTCTGCGGATGTATTGGGTACGCTGCTTTCGGGAATGATGCTCCCGGCAACTTCCTCACCGGCTTCGGCTTTTACGAGCCATTTTGGTTGATCGACTTCGCCAATATATGCATTGCCGTCCACTTAGTTGGTGCTTATCAG GTCTTCACCCAGCCTATATTTGGCTTCGTCGAGAGCCGCTCTTCGCAGAAATGGCCGGAGAACAAATTCATAACGGCGGAACACGCAGTCAGAATCCCACTCTGTGGAGTGTTGAGCGTAAACCTGTTCAGAATGGTGTGGAGAACAATCTACGTGATAGTAACAACAATCATCGCCATGatatttccatttttcaaCGACTTTTTGGGGTTGATCGGAGCAGCATCGTTCTATCCATTGACAGTATATTTCCCTATAGAGATGCACATTGCGCAGGCCAAGATTCCCAAGTTCTCCTTCACATGGATGTGGCTCAAAATAATCAGCTGGACTTGTATGATTGTATCCCTAATTGCTGCTGCTGGATCCATACAAGGGCTTGCACATGATGTCCGGAGATTCAAGCCCTTCAAAACTCAATAA